CCCGCAGGTACGGTCGCCAGGATTATGGCCCAGGCCAGGCGGCTATCCGGCCCCGTGCGTCGCTGCGCAGTATCGGCGAACCAGGCCGAACTCAAGCGGATCACATCCTGGCGGAAGTACCCCATCACGGCCAGCAACGTACCGACATGAACGGCTACGTCGAATGCCAGACCCTGGTCGGTCCAACCCAGGACCTGGGACGGCAGGATAAGATGGGCGGAGCTACTGATGGGGAGGAATTCGGTCAGTCCCTGAATGATGGCCAGAACAATCGTTTGCCATAGATCCATTAGGCGGCTTCCTGAGGAGGGTTGGGCAATACCGGTCGCTCAACGGCCCGGCAGTTTCTTCCAGGTAATTTCGTCCCTGACGTAGACAGGCGCGGCTTCCCAAGCGGGAACTTGCGCGCCTTCAGACCAGTCCGCCACCGCCAGGGAGGCGATATCGACAGCTTGCGGGTACCAGTCGGCGTAGGATTCTGCCACAGTCTCGACCAAGCTGGCAGGTAACTGGTTGACCAAGGTCCAGCCGGAACCAGCACCGACCCATCGATCAACATTTTCGGTAAGTAAGACCTTGTCGGGTGCGCACACCCTTTCTTCGGCGGATGCACGCAGCTGGCCACCCTGCACCCTGTAACAATTCCAGTAGACTTCGCCCATACGGGCGTCGAATGCCACGGCGATGCCGTCCCCCTCGCCGGCAACGCCGCGACGCACGGCCTGGGCGGCCACAGCTGCCAACGAAGAAACGGGCACCACCGGGAGATCCAGGCCATATGCCAAGCCCTGGACAACGCCCGTGGCGATACGCAAGCCGGTAAACGAGCCCGGGCCACGGCCGAAAGCCAAGGCATCGAGTTCAGTCAACGGGATGCCGCTCTCGGCAACCAGTTCGCGGACCATGGGTAACAGGTGCTGGGTGTGGCCCCGGGGCGAACGGATGGCGCGTTCAAATATGCCGCCGTCCGTCCAGAGGGCTGCGGAACAGCCCTCTGCGGTGGTATCCAATGCCAGGAGTTTCATGAAGGTGGCAATGCCCCGGAAATGCGTGGGTGGATCTTACTGAAGTTTCGACAGGATCTGGTCGCGGATGTCGTCCATGCTGCCAACCCCTTCAACGCGAACGTAGGTCGGCGCAGCTTCAGGTTCCTTCTGGGCCCAGTCCTGGTAATAGTGGACCAGGGGTGCGGTCTGCTGGTGATAGATCTTCAGACGGTTACGGACGGTTTCCTCGGAGTCGTCGGAGCGCTGAATCAATGGCTCGCCAGTTTCGTCGTCCTTGCCTTCCGTCTTCGGCGGATCGTACTTGACGTGGTAGATACGACCGCTGGCTTCATGTACGCGGCGTCCGGACAGGCGAGTGACGATTTCCTCATCGTCCACAGCGATTTCAACGACATAATCGATCACCACGCCTTCGTCCTTCAGGGCTTCGGCCTGGGGAATCGTGCGCGGGAAACCATCGAGCAGGAAACCATTCTTGCAATCGTCCGCCTTGATGCGGTCCTTGATCAGGGCGATGATGGTCTCGTCAGGCACCAGGCCACCAGAGGCCATGATTTCCTTGACCTCAAGCCCCAGCGGACTCTCGGCCTTGACCGCGGCACGCAGCATGTCGCCCGTGGAGATCTGGGGAATGTCGAACTTTCCGGTGATGAACTGAGCCTGGGTACCCTTACCTGCGCCCGGCGCGCCCAAAAGAATAATTCTCATAGTGCATATGCTCCCGTTTATCGTGAAATCGTTGTGCGGATCGGGAGGCGTTGCCTTCAACCGACTCTATCTCGCACGCCTCGCCTGCCGGCATATCCAGGCAAACGGGCTTTATTGTTCTTATCGCCAGCGCGCTCAATGGCGAGCCAGTCGTCATCCGAAACAGTCCAGGACTATGGCGCACTTCGCATACAACAAGGCCGACCTATGACTGGTTGAGCCCCAGGGGACGCTTACCGTATCACCCCAATGGGAACATTAGCTCCGGTCGTCGACGCTGCCAATGGTCCAAGGAACCTATTTCCGACAGCAGCTGAGACCCAGCTAGTAAAAGGATCGGGCATTATACGAAGTCAGGACAGGCATAGAAAGGGTACGAAGGTATCAGGCAGCGAGGGAGCGGGCCAGATCGTCGAGTTCCTCGGCCACGGCGTCGGTTATCTCCAGTAGCCGATCGACATCTGCGGGACCGAGCCCGAGGGATTCGGCGAGGGCTTCGGTATCGTCGGGATTGAATTCGTCACCGATACCCTTCTGTTTCAACAGCCCATTGGCCAACTGGACCATATGAACGTATTCGGCGTGGTCGCCTTCATACTCCATATGCTGGTGTACCCCGGCACTCTTGACCACTTCGTCAGGTAGCTGCCAGAGACGGTGCAGAATACCGCCGATCGGCCCGTGGCCGACAGAGAGGAATTCCTGACTGCCGCCGAACACCTGGCCTTCAAGCGCTCGCATACTCTGCTCCGGATTGGCTTCACGCAGGCGGTTGAGCTGGTCGAATTCGTCCGGGAAGAGGTGGCCGATCAACAGCAGGCCGAAGTTATGTAGCAGGCCACAAAGGTAAGCCAGCCCCTTGTCGGCATTGGTCAGCATGGCCATCTGTTGGCACAGGTGGGCGCAGTAGAGCGAGTGACGCCAGAACGCATCCATTCCGAGCATACCGTCACGCGGCACGTCAAATGCACGCACAGAGGCAATACCCATGGCAACGTGAGCTACGCGATCGAAGCCAAGGACCCGGGTTACAGCCTCCTGCACGGAGTTGATCTGGCCAGGGTAGTTGAATAGTGCCGAGCGGGCGTACCGCATAACCTGCGCTGTCAGGCTGGGATCGAATTCGATCAGGTCCGCCAACTCCTTCGCCGTCGCTTCCGGGTTGGCGGTCAGGCGCAGGATCTTTAGCGCCAGCGCCGGCATGGGAGGCAAGCGATAGAGTTTCTGCAAGCGGTGCGCGACTTCTTCGAGGGTTATCTCGCCACTGCTCCCAGCCTGGATATCGTGGGCCTCGTCGACGATGCTGATTCGCCCCTTGCGGGCGCCAGCGAGAGACAGGCGCAATGCTCGCCCGTCCAGGCGTAGCATGCTGTTGCTGGCCCCCGAAGCCATATAGGCCTGACGCATGGCCAGCACCGGCTCATCCACGACCACAGGCATATCGTAGGCCGCGCCGATCGGTGGATGGAAACCGGATTCACAGTCGGAGAACATGCGGTCGGCCTGGCGGGCGGTGAGCAATTGAAGCCGGCGGCCGGTGGCTTCCGAAACCGCATCAACATCCACGGCCGTGTGATAACCATGAACCGCCATCACGACACCATTGAGGTCGATCAACAGCGTGGCGCGAATCACGTCCTCCTGGGCAATACCTGCACTGGAAACAGCGACATCGAAGGTCGGCATTTCGTCATGCAGTACGGTTTCGTACACAACACCCTTGCGGTTGAGGAAAACCTCCAGTTTGGCTGATGCCGCCACTCAAACTACCTCTGTCATCCTGATAGATCCCGGGGCTACGCCTTCAACTGATTATGCGTAGCCCCAGCGTACAGCCTAACCGATTGCGCGCGGTTTCGGATACGGCGTGTACATTTTTTTACGGTGCAGCCAAATGCCGTTGCAATAGACCCTGGTCCTATCCGGATGACTCAGCCACGAATCGCCCTATCGGGATACTAGCCGGTGTTGCGCATGCCTGCAGCAATGCCGGCCATGGTGACCTTCAGTGCACGCTCCACAAGCTCTGGCACCTCCCCGCGATCTTCGCTTTCGCGGTCACGACGCAACAGTTCGGCCTGCAGATAGTGCAGCGGATCCGTGTACGGGTTACGAACGCGCAACGAATGGGCGAACACTGGCTCGTCCAGCAAGAGCTCGCCCTGTTGCTTGAGGTCTTTCACCTGTTGGATGCAGTCCGCCAGTCGCGACCGTAGATCCTCACCCAGGTGCCGCAATTCCGGCTCTACGAGTGTCTTCTCGTAGTAGCTGGCAATGCGCAGGTCCGACTTGGCCAGCACCATTTCCAGCATGTCGACATAGGTCTTGAAGAACGGCCAGCGCTCCATCATCTCGCGCAGCATGGGCACGTGGCCGGCTTCCGCTGCTTCTTTTAACGCCACGTCACTGCCGAGCCAGCTGGGCAGCATCATGCGCATCTGGGTCCAGGCAAAAATCCAGGGGATGGCGCGCAGGCTTTCCACGCCGCCGGTAGCCTTGCGCCGGGCAGGACGACTGCCCAGGGCCAGCTTACCCAACGCCTGCTCGGGCGTTGCCTGACGGAAATAGGTCACGAAATCCGGGTTCTCGCGAACCACTTGGCGATAGGCCTTCAGGGACCGTTCGGTCATCCAGTCCATCATGTCGCGCCATTCGTCCTGCGGGCCCGGTGGCGGTGCCAAGGTCGCCTCGATCACAGCCGTGGCATAGAGGGTCAGACTCTGTTCCGCCAGGCGCGGCAGGCCGAACTTGAATCGGATCATTTCGCCCTGTTCGGTAATGCGGAAACTGCCATTCACCGACCCCGGAGGCTGGGACAGGATCGCCCGATTGGCCGGCCCGCCACCCCGTCCGACGGTACCACCACGACCGTGGAACAAGGTCAGGTGAACACCGTGCTCCCGCGCCACCTCGGTCAACTGCTCCTGCGCCTGGTATTGCGCCCAGGCAGCCATCATCTGGCCAGCGTCCTTGGCGGAGTCCGAGTACCCGATCATCACCTCCTGACGGCCGGCGCAGTATTCCCGATACCAATCCACCTGGAACAGCGCGGTCATGGTGTCCGGCGCTCCACGCAGGTCGTCCAGGGTTTCGAACAGGGGCACGACACGCAGGGGACGGGACATGCCGGATTCGCGCAGCAGCAGGATCACGCTGAGCACGTCCGACGGCTGACTGGCCATGGATATCACGTATGAGCCCAGGGATTCAGGCGTCTGATCGGCGATCACGGCGCAGGTATCGAGCACCTCCTGAACATTGGCCGACGGTTCCCAATTCCGTGGGATCAGTGGACGACGACCCTGCAGTTCGTTTACCAGGAATTCCTCGCGCTGCTTTTCGCTCCAGGATTCATAATCGCCCAGACCCAGCTCGCTGACGATCTCACCCACAGCCTCGGCATGACGACCCGCCTCCTGGCGTATATCCAGCCGTACCAACGGAAGACCAAAGGTATGAGCCCGGCGGATAGTATCGAGCAGCAATCCATCGGCGATCGCATCCAGACCGCACTCAACCAGGGAGTCGTAGCAGAGCTGGAGCGGCGTAATCAGCTCCTCGTTCTCGAACAGGATATCGGTGTCATCGGCGGGTTCACCGTTGACGCAGGCTTCGGCCCAATCGCGGGTGCGCAGCAAACGTTCCCGCAGTTGGCCCAGCACGGCGCGATAGGGCTCTCGGGTCTCCCCGGCCGCTTCACGCAGGGCGTCGCTGGCCTCCCACATGGAAAGTTCGGCGCGCAGGGTCTGGATATCACGCAGGTAGAGATCGGCCGCCATCCAGCGACCTAGCCAGAACACTTCACGGGTAACTTCGTGGGTCACATTCGGGTTGCCATCCCTGTCACCCCCCATCCAGGACGCGAAGCGCAGGGGTGCGGCATCGATAGGTAGCCCACTCCCGGTCGCCTCGATCAGGGATTTATCGAGCCCCCGCAGGAACCGCGGTAGTGCCTGCCACAGGCTGTTCTCGATGACCGCAAACCCCCACTTGGCCTCGTCCACCGCCGTGGGCCGCTGGTAACGGATTTCGTCGGTGTGCCAGGCCTCGGCAATCAACTGGCGCAGACGACCGACGATTTCAGCGCGCTCTACCGGCAGCAGGTCGTCATGGTCGAGCTGGCCCAGACAGTTGGAGATTTCATCGTACTTGAGGATCAGTGTCCGACGGGTCACTTCCGTGGGATGGGCAGTGAGAACGAATTCGATACTGAGTTCGGTAACCCGACGATGCAGCTCTTCGGCCGGAATATCCTTGGCCAGCAGGCGGTCGAACACCTCGCCCAGGGACTCCACCATCACGTCTGCATGGTGCCCCTGCTTGCGGCGGATACCATGGTACTGTTCGGCCAGGTTCGCCAGGTTGAGAAACTGACTGAAAGCCCGTGTGACCGGCAGGAGCTGGTCATCACTGAGCTGACTGAGCAGGTTCACGAGTCGCTGGCCGGAGCCGCTCTCCTGGCGTCTGTCCGCCTTTGCTGCTGCCCTGACCTCCTCGATCAGGTCGAAACAGCCCTGTCCTGGATACTTGCGGATACTCTCGCCGAGGAGTTCCCCCAGCAGCCTGACATTATCTCTCAAATGCGGGTGCAGTTCGGTCATGAAGCCTTTCCATCGTTGATTCGACAAGTCCCTGAGGCAACCTCTGGATACGTCCTGGGTGGCCGGATGGTTCCGGGACGTATCCAGAGATACCTGAAAGGTGTTCCAACCCTACGGGTGTTCCAACCCTACGGGTGTTCAAACTCTCGGGTGTTCAACTCTCGGGTATTCAAAACTCGGGTATTCAAAAAAAGGTTTCCCAATATAACAGCCCGTTACCGGCTCATCATCACAGCCTGCTAAAATACCCCCATACCGCTTTCGATTGAAATCGACACGCCAAAGGTGTTTATTTTAGGCACATCCAAACCGAACCAATGGAAGGCGCCAAAACCGAGGAACATTTATGAAAGTGACAGATCTGCCCAAGCACTGGGAAGACAAGAAGGAAGACACCGACCGGCCACAAAGCTACACCCTGCGTCTGCCTCTGGAAGATGCGGCGCGTATTGCGGCGTTGGCAGAACTTTATCCGGACCGTAGTGAAACCGATATCCTGAATGACATGATCGGTGCGGCGCTGGACGACCTTACGCGACAAACACCGCTGAAAGGTAAGCTGGAATCGGTGAAGAAGTAGGGAGCGTCAAGTACCATGGGGGTCGCCGGGGAGGCGACCCGCCTGGGAAGCCAGCAGGGAGGCCGGCTTTTATGCTGAGAGCTGGTCCGAATCCGCTCAGGCCGCGGTTTCGAGTTGCCGCTCCTTGAGTTGCTGCATGTGCTTCTGGCTGAGGCTTACGAACCGTGGTGTCAGACCCGCATCCTCGTATATTTCAAAGCCATCCTCATCAAAGGCGACAACCTTGGAACCCTGCACGTAGGGAAAGCTGGTTTCCAGCTCATCCAGCGCTGCAGAGACCAGGTCACGGATCAGATCCTGGGGAGACTTCATCGGGTACAACTCAGCCAGCTTTTCCAGCCGAGCCAGATGCTGCTCGGAAAGAGCGACATCATAGCCGTCACGGGTCAGACGCCCCCGTGCATGCTTATCCCAATACCGCACCAGATCCTTGATCTTCATGTTCAACGCTCCCGCTTCGTTTGCTCGATCAAGACTGCGCCGGCACCTCGTGAGCCCCTTTGCAGCTAACTACCTGTATGAGCGTTGCGTCAGTCATACCACCGGCTGACGTAACGAATTTGAAACTAAAGTGTAGCTTAACGAACTTTCGCTTACTGCGTGATATCGTTACGGATTGTACCTATCGGTGAGCTTTTCGGCGCGGATTTTACAGGGATTTAATAGGGTCTTAATTTTCAGGACCAGAGGGGAACGTTCTTAGACACTCTAATTCTGGACCCCATTCTCCACCCCTTTCACCGACTGCCAGATCTCGTCCAGCTGGTCGAGAGTCTGAGCGTCAAACTCGCGCCCTTGTGATGCAAGCACCCGTTCGATGGCCCGAAACCGTGCATCGAATTTGCGATTCGTGCGTCGGAGCGCCTGCTCAGGATTAACCTTCAGGAAGCGTGCCAGATTGACACAGACGAACAACAGGTCACCCAGTTCATCTTCCAGCGCATCGCGATCGTCTGGATCCTGTAGCGCTTGCTGCCAGGCGGCCTTCAGCTCGTCGATTTCCTCATGCAGTTTGGCGAATACCGGTTCGATGTCGGGCCAGTCAAAACCGTGGTTAGCAGCCCGACGCTGCAGCTTCTCGGCACGGACCATAGCCGGCAGGGACGCGGCGATACCGTCGAGCCGGCTGTCTTCCGGAGCCTCGTCGGCCTCTGGCTTCATGGCGCGCTCTTCTGCTTTGATACGCTCCCAATTGGCCTTGATCTCAGCATCGCCGGGTCTGTTGTCAGGGTCGACCTTGCTCTCCAGCGTGCCTTCGGGAAACACATGAGGATGACGGCGGATCAGCTTACGAACGAGATGATCGACGACACCATCGAAATCGAAGTGGTCCGCTTCTTTACCCAACTGCCCATAGAAGATGACCTGGAACAGCAGGTCTCCCAATTCGTCCTTGAGATGCGGGTAGTCTGCCCGCTCGATCGCGTCGGCCACCTCGTGGGCCTCTTCGAGCGTATGGGGCACGATACTGCGAAAGTCCTGTTTGCAGTCCCAGGGGCAGCCGATGTCCGGGTCTCGCAGCCGCGCCATGAGGTACTTCAGATCATCTATCGTGTAGTTGTTTTCCATGTTGGCGTCGCTATTCCCCGTGTCATTGTCGGTCATGACCGTTTCCTGAATATGTGCTCTTTCGGGACCGCGTTGCTTACTGACTCCGCTTGCGCCTGACTTCGAGAATATTGGGCAGGCTGCGGATCTGGGCCAGCAGCTTGGCCAGCTGTTCCAAGCTCGATATCTCGACAGTAACCGCCATGGTTGCGGAGTTATCATCCTGGTTCGACAGCGTGTTCAACGCCAACACGTTACAACGGGACGATGCCAGCACGGTGGTAATATCCCGCAAGAGTCCTGACCGGTCGTAGGCCTCGATCTCGATATCGACGGGATAGACCGATTCCTGCCGGCCACCCCAACTGACCTCGATGATTCGGTTAGGCTCATACTCACGCAGATGCAGGAATGTCAGGCAGTCCAGTCGATGGACGGTAACA
The window above is part of the Marinobacter nanhaiticus D15-8W genome. Proteins encoded here:
- the tsaB gene encoding tRNA (adenosine(37)-N6)-threonylcarbamoyltransferase complex dimerization subunit type 1 TsaB gives rise to the protein MKLLALDTTAEGCSAALWTDGGIFERAIRSPRGHTQHLLPMVRELVAESGIPLTELDALAFGRGPGSFTGLRIATGVVQGLAYGLDLPVVPVSSLAAVAAQAVRRGVAGEGDGIAVAFDARMGEVYWNCYRVQGGQLRASAEERVCAPDKVLLTENVDRWVGAGSGWTLVNQLPASLVETVAESYADWYPQAVDIASLAVADWSEGAQVPAWEAAPVYVRDEITWKKLPGR
- the adk gene encoding adenylate kinase; its protein translation is MRIILLGAPGAGKGTQAQFITGKFDIPQISTGDMLRAAVKAESPLGLEVKEIMASGGLVPDETIIALIKDRIKADDCKNGFLLDGFPRTIPQAEALKDEGVVIDYVVEIAVDDEEIVTRLSGRRVHEASGRIYHVKYDPPKTEGKDDETGEPLIQRSDDSEETVRNRLKIYHQQTAPLVHYYQDWAQKEPEAAPTYVRVEGVGSMDDIRDQILSKLQ
- a CDS encoding HDOD domain-containing protein; protein product: MAASAKLEVFLNRKGVVYETVLHDEMPTFDVAVSSAGIAQEDVIRATLLIDLNGVVMAVHGYHTAVDVDAVSEATGRRLQLLTARQADRMFSDCESGFHPPIGAAYDMPVVVDEPVLAMRQAYMASGASNSMLRLDGRALRLSLAGARKGRISIVDEAHDIQAGSSGEITLEEVAHRLQKLYRLPPMPALALKILRLTANPEATAKELADLIEFDPSLTAQVMRYARSALFNYPGQINSVQEAVTRVLGFDRVAHVAMGIASVRAFDVPRDGMLGMDAFWRHSLYCAHLCQQMAMLTNADKGLAYLCGLLHNFGLLLIGHLFPDEFDQLNRLREANPEQSMRALEGQVFGGSQEFLSVGHGPIGGILHRLWQLPDEVVKSAGVHQHMEYEGDHAEYVHMVQLANGLLKQKGIGDEFNPDDTEALAESLGLGPADVDRLLEITDAVAEELDDLARSLAA
- the ppc gene encoding phosphoenolpyruvate carboxylase; amino-acid sequence: MTELHPHLRDNVRLLGELLGESIRKYPGQGCFDLIEEVRAAAKADRRQESGSGQRLVNLLSQLSDDQLLPVTRAFSQFLNLANLAEQYHGIRRKQGHHADVMVESLGEVFDRLLAKDIPAEELHRRVTELSIEFVLTAHPTEVTRRTLILKYDEISNCLGQLDHDDLLPVERAEIVGRLRQLIAEAWHTDEIRYQRPTAVDEAKWGFAVIENSLWQALPRFLRGLDKSLIEATGSGLPIDAAPLRFASWMGGDRDGNPNVTHEVTREVFWLGRWMAADLYLRDIQTLRAELSMWEASDALREAAGETREPYRAVLGQLRERLLRTRDWAEACVNGEPADDTDILFENEELITPLQLCYDSLVECGLDAIADGLLLDTIRRAHTFGLPLVRLDIRQEAGRHAEAVGEIVSELGLGDYESWSEKQREEFLVNELQGRRPLIPRNWEPSANVQEVLDTCAVIADQTPESLGSYVISMASQPSDVLSVILLLRESGMSRPLRVVPLFETLDDLRGAPDTMTALFQVDWYREYCAGRQEVMIGYSDSAKDAGQMMAAWAQYQAQEQLTEVAREHGVHLTLFHGRGGTVGRGGGPANRAILSQPPGSVNGSFRITEQGEMIRFKFGLPRLAEQSLTLYATAVIEATLAPPPGPQDEWRDMMDWMTERSLKAYRQVVRENPDFVTYFRQATPEQALGKLALGSRPARRKATGGVESLRAIPWIFAWTQMRMMLPSWLGSDVALKEAAEAGHVPMLREMMERWPFFKTYVDMLEMVLAKSDLRIASYYEKTLVEPELRHLGEDLRSRLADCIQQVKDLKQQGELLLDEPVFAHSLRVRNPYTDPLHYLQAELLRRDRESEDRGEVPELVERALKVTMAGIAAGMRNTG
- the mazG gene encoding nucleoside triphosphate pyrophosphohydrolase — its product is MTDNDTGNSDANMENNYTIDDLKYLMARLRDPDIGCPWDCKQDFRSIVPHTLEEAHEVADAIERADYPHLKDELGDLLFQVIFYGQLGKEADHFDFDGVVDHLVRKLIRRHPHVFPEGTLESKVDPDNRPGDAEIKANWERIKAEERAMKPEADEAPEDSRLDGIAASLPAMVRAEKLQRRAANHGFDWPDIEPVFAKLHEEIDELKAAWQQALQDPDDRDALEDELGDLLFVCVNLARFLKVNPEQALRRTNRKFDARFRAIERVLASQGREFDAQTLDQLDEIWQSVKGVENGVQN